ACGGCCCTAACAATCCTTTCTACGACGAGGTGTTTATGGAAGACGTTGTCCATGCAACGCCAATCCGGGAAGCGCGTAAAAAGAGATTGCTCGCCCAGCGTGATTTGGCGGCGATTCGCGAGGAACCGGTACGTATTGTGAATGTGAAACAAGAAGAACAGGAGTAGCACCGCAATTCACTATAATTCACTGTTATGTCTTCACAACCCGTGCCTGAGAGCGTGtcgatttttttatattcttaaGGTAAATGGGGAATCCTTCCCCCCCGGATACCGCCATTTGCTCGTATTTTTTCACATGAACATTTCCTTAGTGTTAGGCGTATCCTTTTGGATACTCATTTGCatgcgtgtttatttttttttatcaattcaaAATAAGTGTTCCTTTTTAAGATCAAAAAATTACTAGTTTGCTATAAGCGCAAGAAATTGAACCATTTTGGTTCTCTGTCATAACAGATCAACAGTCTAACCATGAGGTGAAGTGTAGTTTTTCACGAGATACAAAAACCACACTCTAACACCCGTTACCAGTCTATTCCTTCGATAAATattacatttatttgtttattgctTAAGCGTTAAATTTACATTACACTTACGAATCTCTACAAACTACTTGTTTCCACTTATCCAACGTGGACACGAtgtatttgaatttatttcatttaaatttgcgCGTCCAGGCAACGATCCTGAATGATCTTaaactttatttttacctCGCGAAGCTCAACAAGTAATTATTTCCACTTATCCGAGGTGGTCTCGAAGTAttcgaatttatttcatttaaatttgcgCGTTCAGGCAACGATCCTGAATGATCTTaaactttatttttacctCGCGAAGCTCAACAAGTAATTATTTCCACTTATCCAAGGTGGTCTCGAAGTAttcgaatttatttcatttaaatttgcgCGATCAGGCAACGATCCTGAATGATCttaaactttatttttatctcgcGAAGCTCAACAAGTAATTATTTCCACTTATCCGAGGTGGATTCGATGTAttcgaatttatttcatttaaatttgcgCGATCAGGCAACTAACCTGAATGATTTTCATTGAATCTGTAATTATACTATTTTGAAATCCCATTCGAAGCGAcgcttcatttattttcaaacaatttaatCCATTTAATAAGTACATCGACaacatatttcaaaatttaaaaatatattttgtgtaagaaaggaaaattttATCAACACCAACGGGACTATTTCTTCTCACCAAGATCAAAAACTATGAATATAAGCAACAAGCCATGATATAATCGTACAAAATAATGGGGTGATAATTACCGTATTTGTTCGCATTCAGGGTGATAATTACCATATATTAAAGAAGTATAGTGCGCACCTAAATTCTACAACCAATTTTTCGAGAAAAAACTtcgaaaaaattgaattactcGATAAAATACGATAACTTCCGGTGAAGAATTGAACAACCCTCCTACCCCGATCGCCATCCTACTTGGAGCATAAGTGGAGCATAGCGCCTCGATCGGGGTGGTCGAGATAAACGAACCTCTTCCGGTAAGATGAGCGGAGACTTCCGGCATATGGCTGAAGAATGCGTCAAACTATGTATGTTATGTTCATTCGGGGGAAAGGAACATAATTCCGttgggtgataaaaataaactcgaGGGCAAAAATGTTTACGTTTCGAGGATGGTGAAGTCGTTTTCTTTATGCAACAGAACAATAATCTTCCGGCAGGGTGTCACGGGTTTTCAGATTCCTAGACAGCGATTCAATTTTAGCTAACCACACAACGCAgttatattcattttaaaataattctcACTCAATTCAACgattgtgtgtttattttttgcggcATCCAACATCATAAACTTGAGTATAGTAAAGCAGTTTTACTACACTTTAGGGGGGAACTCGCTATCCAAAACATTAAATTTCGACGCACGATGATTTCTGGATCAGATCTCTTAATCGTACGCGGGATAGACTATCCCggtatgtaaaaaaatgttaaagtCAAGACGACTCAACAACCGATCAAGACTTAACTTATTAAATCTTCCTATggtttgaacatttttttacatagAAGTAGTTAGATAGTTTTTTTGGTCAATTCGTTATGTGTTTAAGGTCACTTTTGAAGTCGATTTTTCGACTAATTCAACAATATCCTGGTACGAGACACCGCTCCAATTggtattaaaaaaagaaactatgcGTATTGGGCAATCCTTATCCATTCATCTATGTTCCATAAATACATGGTACGGAGCAAATCGCGTAAGTAGCACAATTGTGGCATGCGATACACCAAAGTTTTATCATACTTCCTCTGTTAATTTTCCATCCTTACAAAAGCTAACTTGTAGAAATTGAGTCGATTATTGTTTGCCAGCCGCATACTCAAagtgtgttccttttcgatAGGCTTCAGTAGCACCGATGCAGCAAAAGCAGGAAACCCCAGACCACGTTCCGATTGCGGAACAAGCGCTATACAAACCACGCATAACACAGCAGCCCAACCTTCCACTGAGGGTGGACGTGGCCCGGCCGGATCAGCCATTGAAGGCACATTCCCCGGCCACCGCGAGTGTTGAATCCAGTTTTGTACTTCCAGCCAACGACGAGCAGCAGAAGATTGTCTCCCGTGCCCCAGCCAGCACTTTACTCGGCCGCCGTAAGCTACGACCGCGCACCGATGTGAACTACGACGAAACGAAGCGCTTAAAAAGATCACTGGGATGTGTCGAGACAAGCGGCATCGATGAAACGGCATCGCCCCGCCACGAACTCGCTGAACTATCGGACGTCAAGAACCAAAAACAATCCGGCTGGCCGCTTCCGTATCACCGCATGCACGAGTATACTTCTCCGCTTGTACCTCGCGACAATATCTCCCGGCTGTACGCCTTGCCTTCCTGCACGCTATCGTGCTGTTCGAATTCGCCTGCCACCGAGCATGCTTCACCACCGGATTCGAAACAGATTGCGCCATTTTCGCAGTCCGGGGCCGAATTTCGGTCTGCACTTCGCAAGCGTGTCGCCGTCGTAGGGAAGCGTATAACACCCGACGGTAAGGCGGAAGTCCTGTTAGAGGTTCAGTAGACGACAGGTTCGAGACATTCGTATACTTTTTGTTCTTTAAGTAAACCTAGTAGAATTAAGGTTTGTCACATTTTCGCGAACGCGTTCAAAACAGCAATGATTTCAATTAGACGTTTAACGATCGGTTGGCAATTCATCAGTCAGAAtagtctgttttttttctctcctatTACAATTATTGTTAGAATCCCCACGAAGGCCAACATTAACGAAATTCTAGCTTTTGGTCCTATTTTGTCTTGTTACTTACTTAACTCCACAATGTGGAAGCGTTATAATTATTCGAAACTTACGCTAAATCAAACGGATTCAATCGAACACAAGCACGGTTCCTTTCAGAAATTGTACACCGTTTAGCAAAGCACGATTTAGCACGTAAGCTTTTCGTCCGCGAACACAGATCTTTCCCGGATAATCCGGCGCTTAGACGCAAGAAGCAGAAGAGGCCCTCTCAGGGCACTCCTTCCATCGATCACTCGCCATAAAAAAGGCATTCATTTTTCCGGGTGGCCACTTTCAAAATGGCGGAAAGGACGCACACGCAGAGAGCACGACTTGGGTGACAACTTTTCGATCTCTTAGTAATTTTGTTGTTTACTGTTGTTGCCTTTTATTAGACTGCCCCGCTCTCGGTGCCGCTGTGCCCAAGTGTGCGTCTCGTCAGGTccaagaaaaaacaaaaggccACCCTTTTCGCCCGCTGCATTCAGCATCACCCCCGAGACTGAGCCTTATCGGCATTTCGTTCTCGTAGAACACGCGAActagtttttcctttttttttttgcaacttttTACTCTAGGCAACAAAAACGTCGCGCAATTAGATCCTCgaagtagatcctcgatcggCGTTGTAGAAAGATAGCAACACTACTGCGTACGTTGAACCACTCCTACTAGGTTCcttcaaacttttttttatttaatgttaTCTCTAAGCCATCATTTAAACGAATGTAATTTTAAGGTAGCGAgttaaataatttttgttttgtttttcttttgtaaacAAGCGACGGTCATAGTTTAAGAAAACCTCACCACCATTTATTTATCGATGTTGGCGCGCGGCGCCGAAAGGAACACGATCCGGTGTGTCCTTCGCAGCGGTTGCGCTTGCTCGAATGAGGCACATTATTCGTTACCGTGCCggtggccacacacacacacgcttccgGCCTGTTCCGGTGTCCTAGTCGAGAACCGGGTGCGCGCTACCAAACGCGAGCCACAAGTAACCTTATTTAGTCTAATTTTAGCGTCCAACGATCGTGTAACTAAAATTCCTCAAAATTTTCCTTATGGATCGCTTTCGGAACACGGCCCGCTGTGTgaggcacacacgcgcacgcgcgCAAGGATCGCGGTGAGGACGAAAAATCTTCACAAAGAACTGAGCGGATGGATTTCACTCCGTGCTCGTCGGTGATAATCCATCATGCACACACCTAACCCCACTGCCAATGAGATGTGATAGTAGCAAACGAAGGTGATGAGAGGAGCACgtaacaaacacacactgtCTGAGGAGTACGTTCCAGCGCGAgcggaaaagcaaagaaaaactgccaaaacaaaaaggactcACTCGCCTCGCGTCCTCTCGGGCtttgtttctttcgctttgtGTTCCGCGTGCTCGGTAGTAGTTAAACGAAAAGCTAGCGGGAAAAATCTAGGCGAATGTCGCAACGACGTTAGCATAATGTCGAACCAATTTAGCATTAATTTAGCGGCGAATGTGGCCACAACAACTGTAACGTACGCAGGGATCGCAGTGGGGCGAGTTTAAGGTACAAAGAATGGGAATggaatgtcctttttgtttttattagtGTGTCCGAAGccgatgcacacatacactgccACGCCATCGCTCGGTCCTAGCTGGCCATATATCGCACGAAGGGGaagggaagggagggggggggggcgaatgGCTTGGACCATAACTAACCTAATTCCACGAAATCAAAACTAAAAAGAATGATCGAACTCTCGAACTTGAGGTTTTGCTTGCGAGCTTAACCGGTAGTTTTaagcaaacggaaaggaaTAAACGGATTCCAACGCACATGAAGCGAAGAATTAAAGATTCCCTTGTatcgaaggaagaagaaaaaataccggAGCCAGTAGGCAAAAGGATAAATAAATCCACGTAAAACGAATACGTACGAACGGAAACGGcaagtgcgtgcgtgttttatTCGCGTATTGGTGATGGCGTCTAATCTAGCGTCGCTTCGGAACCGGCATCCGGAAGCCCTTCCGGCGTGATTTCGCCTCGATAATCATGTTCGCCTGGCGCTTCAGATAACTCCGAGACGGGACGTCACCTTCGTCATCGGACAGGACGACGGTTGTCCCTTGACCCGGCGAGGTCGACGAGATCTGTGTGGTTGTGCGACCGGCAATCAGGTTCATATACACCGGCGGATAAGCGGGTGGCTTTTCGCGATCCTCACCGGCCGGGGATGAACCGGAAAGCACGCTACTTCCGGCGGTTGATGCCGGTACGATCGGTCCGGGGGATAGCTGTTGCTGGCCGCTTaccggtgtcggtggtgtGGTTGTAGGGGATGACCCACCCGCCTGTAGGCCCGCACCTTCACCCTCATCTTCCGACAGCCCACTGTCGACATCCGCCGCCAGCTGGCCACTCGCTATCAGGCCGAGTTTGATCCGCTCCTCGAGCAAATTGCCGAGCTCCTCGACGGCTAACCTGCCGGAGGTGATGTCCTTCAGCTCGGCCGGTTTCAGTGGTGTCCTGCGGCCGTACGGTGGGGTCGTGTCAAGGCTCTCCTCGATCTCACGCAGCTTCAGCAGCAGTTCAATCAGCGCATCCTTAATCGTGTCAAACACATTGCGTGTGTACTCGATCGCCTTGTCGCACTCCTCACGCCGTTGCTTCTCCTCTTCGATGGAGTTCTTGATCTTCTCCAACTCCTCCTGGTTGCTGGTGGGGGAAAAGGTGTTAGTATTAGTCCGCTGGAGCCATCGTAGACCCTGAAAAAAACCCCCTCAATACTTACACGTCGCTATCCTTCACGTCCGCGAACTTGAACGCATCCAGCTGGGCCTTCATCAACTCCCGCTGTGCCTCCAGCTGTTTCTTCTCGTTCTCCGTCACTGTCCGCAGGTACGTGAGCCTCGCAGATGCCTCCCTTTGCGCCAGGAACCGGTCCACAACCTCCCCGGCCGCACTAACACCTGTCGCTTGCATCAGCTTCTTGAACTTCTGCTCCATCTCAGACGCACCGTCCTTATCGTGTATGCTgctaccatcatcaccaccttCACCAGCCCGCCCATGCTCACCCGAACCAGACAGGATGCTCTCCTGGTGGATGAGCGTTTTGCCGGACGAGAAGATCTTCCGCTCGAgtcgctcgagctcgagcttgCGCTCTTCAACCTGCCGGCGGAAGTCCTGTGCCTGCTTCTCGCGCGCCTTATTCGAGTAGTGCGTCGTTTGCTCCTGCCGCTGCAGGATCGTTTTCGTGCTGTCACGCATCTGCACGGCCTCCTTGTGCACTTCCTCCAGCTTGTTGATCTCGGCCTGCTGCTCCGTGATCGCCTGCTCGAGCTCCAACAGCGAGCTCTCGAACTTCTCCGCGTCACGCATCAGCGAGGACTTTATACCGCGGTACTTCTTCCGGATGTGTTCGGCCTCCATCCACTGGACCGTCGTACGGTGGATCTCATTCTCGAGCCGCGTTATCAGCTTCCGGTTCGCGTCCTCTTCGATCGTTTCCGGTGGATTCGAACCGTCACACTTCGCGTCCCGGTAACCAACGAGCGCCTGGTACTGCTCGACTAACTGCTTGAAGTGACGCTCACGCTTTCGCATCCGGTCTTCTGTCACATCCGTCTGCTTGTGCAGATCAATCACCTTCAGGTCGACGATACGTAGGGCGTCTGCGACGGATCGGGCACCAGGTGGAAGTGGCACGCGTCGCTTGATCTCCTGCACGTTTTTCTGGGCCTTCGCGCTTGTTGGGTTGTAGAGATATGACAGCTTGTTGGTTAGATCGCGTACCTCTTTCCGGAGCTCACCCATCCGGTCGTTTTGGGCCTTTTTCTTGTCGTTCCACTCCTCGGTGTACGCCTTCTTCTGCCCTTCGGCCAGCATCACCTTTTTCTTTAGCTCACCGATGCGTTTGTTGGTGAGGGCGAGATTTTCCGCGTTCAGGATTGGTTTCGGGGTCGACATTTTGCCGTAGTTGCACCGCACTTTGTAATTGATGTGGAATTGCTCCTTTAATGCCTGGTTCTCATCGATTCAACAACGACGTAACTAGGGTGGTTTATTTCCGTCGCTAGTGGCAACGGTTGCTGTGGTTTTAGCTACACTGCTCGAAGGGTTTTCCTGTTTACCTGTTGAAGGACGAAATGGTTAATATTCCGTAATTCCGATGCTCTATAAAACCCATCACTGCAATGGAAATGTTGAGGTTTGGtttgcaaataataaaattatttcattttttttgcgttttcgaaTGATTCTGAGTATGAATTCTGGTCcgaatattttattcaatattCCCCCAAACGTGACATACGTTATTTAAAGATTATTCTATCGAGTTTACATATTATGATCGTATTTGTACGTAGGCATATTAAAGGTAGattgaaacgttttttttttgtttcaattgatTATAATCTCTTCGTGAGCTACATCGAAGGCTTgctttaatttgaaaatatgttttttcaAGACCTTGAATACTTCTATTTCACAGGCAAGTATGAAAAGTGTTTAAAGTGCAAAATTAACTGCCGTTTTAAACCTCTTTTTAGCTTGTTTAATTCCTAGAGCTCTATCCACCTCGAATCCGTTATAATGACATTTATTCAGCGCCGTTTATTTTGATATTCATGCCGTTACTGATGTGTTCATTCGAGGTCTTTTGTTAACGGCTGCAAATGTTCATTCGATCGAAACGGTCATTTAACTGCCGTGGGTGAAGGGCAGAtattctctctccctctctttctctcaaaaATATATCTAAGCTGGCCGCTTGCTCGCGATATACGATGGCTGTAGAGCCTTCCGAGCCTAAACCTGTTCCCAAACGGGCCCATCTGGAGTTCCTGTCCGGTGTGGTTTTCTCAGAAAGAGAGTGAGCGCGGATCACGCCCGAtgaacgtgtgtgcgtgtcgcAACGTTCGATTCGCTTTGTGAGCCTCGAAAGAGCCCAGGTGGATGCAGGCATTGATGGTAGAGAACCGCTCCGCTTGCGCAGCAGGTCCTTGGAGGTCCACAGTCCTGCGTCAACCTCAGAATATGTATCAATTTTTTAATTCACCATCCCGTGCTCGTTCCCTCCTTCGCAcccgctttctcgctcgcgcacgcTCTTATGCTAATCGACACGATTCCACGGCGACCGTTGCGAGTTAAAATTGCCGTTCGTTTCTTTATGATACAGGAGCATTTCCCCCATCGGCCACGATCTGCTATATTCTCCTGCTAAGCAGAACTAATGCGACCAATAATACCTACAATAATCATATAGTTTTATGCCTCAAAACCGCTGGTTTCGGCGAGACGATCAACTTTATGTATTTATCGGCATGTGACGCCAATTAGAAGCGATTTGCTGTTCGCTAAATCGGATGTTTCATGCGTTAGAGAAGCGGCAGATTTGAAATGGTACCATTTTGTCGCAATCCCCCATGCATCATCAAAATGATCAACCAAATGCTGCTCGACTGCAGGCAGCTCAAATCGTTTCAGCCGAATTTCGCGTCCAGAGCACTGGCAGCAACAAAGTGAAGTGTTTATTAATACCGTAACGTAAACAACCACCGGCTATTCGTTGTTCGTTCGATGACAGAAGTTCAAATGTGCTGACGCAAGGCAAGGCTCTCATGTTCTGCTCGCTTCCTTTTGCCTGGACTTCGGGTAACATAAACAATCCCAACACTGCGTGGGGTTTACTCGACTTGATGTCAAAGACAAAGACGTCGCCTAAGCATCCTGTTCCGGTGCAATTCAAAACCCCGCGAACGTCAAGCTGAAAAAGCGGATCTGCCGCGTAAGCACTCGCTTGGCCAGCATCAGTTTCTCACATCGAACGGGGCTCGATTCTTGAGGCCACCGTGAAGAGTGTGCAACATTAAACATTGAAAACTTCTCCCAAGCATCGAGCGGAACTGCAATTATGAGGTGGTGTTTGCTGGGCCGATTTTGTGGCGTAATTGGCGAGTTAGGATGAATGTAACGCAAGACATTcgaacggatttttttttgctttttgtaaGCACATCGGAGGATGTGATCTCTTTTTCCCAGTTTCTGATGGTGGGACGAATAGGGAGGAGATTTTGTGTCGACATTAGATTATTTTCGCAAAAGTTACAATAACATGTTTGGAGGCATTTTTCCATGAATAAAATCTTGCAAGGTTTCTAACAAGACCTAACCAATACAGAATGAGAATTTGGAACGATTTTCTTTCTAAACTATTTATGCTTTTATAAACTTTATTCAAACGGTTTAATAATTGTTTTGCTTACATCGTTCACCGTTGAAAAAACTGTACAAAGTGTAATGTTGGAAATTTATCTCAAAAATATTTAACTGCATGGGAGCTCTCTCACTCTTAAAAACCTGGCTCtctttttgtctgtttttccttctgaAATTTACTATCTTTCTGACGATTGCTTGGAATCCATGACGCTGTGAAACTCATTTTCGGTAAAGACTCATTCTCAATGTTTTTATTAGACTCATTATTAGACTCATTTTCAATGTTGTATGATAAAAACGCCAGAAAGAACCCTCGAATTAAAGGCTCAATCGATGTGTATGCATTCATTTATGGATGTGATTTGAAAAGCCAGACAGACATTTGTTGGTTGATCAATTAAATGGCTAGCGTCGAGATATTTAAGTTGAGTTTTCATccatttaagaagaaaaaaaaccctttaaTGCTGCTTCGCTTTACATCGAGGGAACTCGCCACTCGATTTCACCATCGACGCACCCGTGACGTGTTGTCACCTTAGCCGTACGGATGTCCGAAACATCGATGCAAAGAGGCTCACCCTACCTTAGTAAAGGGCTTCCAGAAGTACGCCGCGAAGGGCAAATGGACGGCACAACAGAACAATTTTCTAGCCCACCTTATGCTGCCGATCCGATATGCGCGAGATCAGGCAAACACGCAGCCACGCACAGGCTCGAGCCAGCCTAACGGAtgcgagcgagaaggaaagaaaacaaagccaccgcGTGAGAGCGAGATCGAGCATCGCTTCATCCAAAAACGCGGATTTtgaatcgcgcgcgcgcgtgcaggCCTATAAACTCGAAGCCCGTCTCGTAGGGACAAACGGGAGCGATTTCCAtcgcgagagtgagagagagaaagagagagagcctaCTTGGCGCGAGAAAGATAGGGCATTTGATCCCGCACGggagtgtgtgagtgcgtgcgtgtttggaTAATTTCCGCAGAATGATCGAGCCGCTGGGCATCTGAGAGAAcagaatgagagaaagaaagagatagagagagagagagaaaagcccACCAGAGGGACACGAACACAAAAAACTTAGAAAAAAACCGGTTGCAGCCATCGACCCCATCGAGAGAACTCACGAGTGGCCACACTCAACGCAACGGTAACGGCCAAAAAGGCAGCCTGTGACGTTTAATACGCACCCACGGGCGAAGTGTGCGTGGCTCCTGAGCTTTGGTGCGTGTACGCTGGTTTACGGAAAATTGTGAAACTCGCCCAAAAAGCCGTCACTCACGGGAGAGTGATTTAACGGCCGAGGTGTGGAGGGTGCGTAAGGGTGCATGACAGCCCGCAGGGTGACACGGTTCATTTGGTGCCCCGCGTAtgccatctcgctcacactcCAGCTCTTTCGCACCTTCACGGGTTCGTCCTGCGCGTGGATCGCGTTCATGCGACTCCTTTCGAAGGGATTTGATGTGGCTTTGTGAGGAGTCGCAGTAGTAGTGAGGCTTTCTAAAGGTCGAAAGGAGTATTCTGCATGCTTTTGGTAGAGCTTTCCCTGCCCGTTCCGGAATCCTGAGCCCACCACGACGCCATCTTCCCGATCATGCCTGAGGCAgtgtgcgaaagagagcgcacACGTGCAAGCGAGAGACCCCTCTCGAGTGGTCAGTGAGAAGCCACTCACACATGAAACGTCCGGTGCGCGATCGGCTCTCAGCCAACATCCCGACGCGCGCAGCCCAATGCCGTGCGCCTGTGTGCGTGAGCTCACCGCACAAACTGCCTGTGCTGTGAGtgctgtgggtgtgtatgtgtgttttgccCTCAGCTCCCGCAACACCGTGTGCTCTCACGCTCACGGAGTTTCTTTCGAACCGCGAACGCGTCAACACCACACACGAATCCCGTACAAGGGAGCCTTACAAGCGGTTGGTTGAGCTTCCGTtttatcgtttcgttttgtttgttgcgcgctgttgatttgtttttttttgttcccaccccccccccccccccgtttcGTTGTTGAACATCTTTCCGTTTCCGAACTCTGCGTGCTGGGACTTCGGGCTCTTAGGGGGGGAAAACAACGGGATAATTAAAATCGTGCGTGCGattttgtgtgcaaaaaagTGTCGTGTTCCCGTGCTGCGCAACCCACCGCTTTACCGCTCGGATCACCGGGCAATCGAGCGTGTGGGCGTGTGAGcctggtgggttttgtgcttgtgtgcgcAATCGAGTGAAGGGGCTCCGGAAATGGGCCCAACCAACGGGCTCGTACGTAGGCGCAGGACCTGCCACCGTTAAGTCCTTCACCTTCATTCCCCGCGACGGTAGCCGGAAAGAAAACCCGTGGTAGAAagcgcgtgagagagagagagagtgcgagagaaaaagaaggaaggaaaaaggcccCGGAACGGAACACTCCCCGATCACGATCAAACGCCTCGCAACCGTCCCGGCAAGCGCCTTGTGCGTCCTTTGCCAACGGAAAACCGCGCGGGAAGGGAGAAGCAAAAGCAGCGGGTAAAAATCGCCAGTAAAGTGCTCCAAAACTGCCCCCTAAACTAAGCattcacctccccccccccaacgaGGGTGTCCCTCGATCAACCGGcggtgtggaaaatcgcaaCAACCTCCGCAAAATCGACAGTCAACCTTCCGGAGAAGCGTGTGGTGCTGCTTGCAGGCTTTtcattgaaaagaaaaaagaagaagaagaagaagaagagcaaaaggTCCTCGCATCCTGGCATGGATGGGCCGcctgcgtgagtgtgtgtgtgcgtgtgcgcgcgtgtgtgtgcatttcgGTTGTGTCCTTGAAGTGGCAGTGTGCGGTAGAGGCGAGTGAAAAATTGCCTGCCCGGAAAATAGCCACAATcggcgggaaagaaaattgaagcagaaaaggaaaagaaaagcaagacCCAATCGCTCCATCTCACGCACTCGCTCCGTTATCCTGCGCGCGTCCTTGCCTGGGCGTAATTGGGACGGGGAAAATCGCCTCATTCCGAAAGGGGCCTATTCCTGCCAAAAGTATtgaacgacacacacacacgcgcgcgtgtgtgtgcgtgtgtggtagGCAGGGGGGTAGGGGGTGCGGGCAGGGTGCCGCCCTTAACCAGTAGTAGGCGTGCGAACACCCTcgcgaaaacgaagaagaaagaaagaaagaaaaaaacacacacacacacacatgatgGTCCGCAGGAAGGAAGATCCTGAGCCGACGGCGGCTGCCACTAGGGGGCGCTGCTGACGCTGGTGGTTTCGTAGATCGGTTACGCTTCCTTTAGCCGGCCGAGGCAAGCGAGCACGCGCgtacgtgagtgtgtgtgcgcgtgtgtgtgtgtgcgtgcgagaagcaattaaattaatataacaaaaggaaaatatcAACCCACCCGCCCCCATATCCCAACTCTAAGCCAAACGATAGTTTCCGTGCGGCGGAAGTTCGGCTCTCGGCGGAAAAGAAACACCGTGCGTGTGAAGTTGTGCatcagtgtgcgtgtgcgtgcgtgcgtgcgtgcgtgcgtgtgtttccaAAGgcctgtgcgtgtgcgcgGTGGTGGCGCGCGATGAGCGGCCAGGGGCAGAAACGATCGCAGGATTAGCTGGTGAAGCCGCGAGTTAGGTGCGTGGGCGGAAGGCAGAAGAAAAGCGCTCAAAAGGATCCTTGCGAAGAAACGGATTCACGCAAGCGACAGAAAGGACATCCAGCCTTGGGGGGGCTACTTGAACTTGCGAGCAGCGGGAGTTTTCGACG
This genomic interval from Anopheles nili chromosome X, idAnoNiliSN_F5_01, whole genome shotgun sequence contains the following:
- the LOC128729176 gene encoding outer dynein arm-docking complex subunit 3 encodes the protein MSTPKPILNAENLALTNKRIGELKKKVMLAEGQKKAYTEEWNDKKKAQNDRMGELRKEVRDLTNKLSYLYNPTSAKAQKNVQEIKRRVPLPPGARSVADALRIVDLKVIDLHKQTDVTEDRMRKRERHFKQLVEQYQALVGYRDAKCDGSNPPETIEEDANRKLITRLENEIHRTTVQWMEAEHIRKKYRGIKSSLMRDAEKFESSLLELEQAITEQQAEINKLEEVHKEAVQMRDSTKTILQRQEQTTHYSNKAREKQAQDFRRQVEERKLELERLERKIFSSGKTLIHQESILSGSGEHGRAGEGGDDGSSIHDKDGASEMEQKFKKLMQATGVSAAGEVVDRFLAQREASARLTYLRTVTENEKKQLEAQRELMKAQLDAFKFADVKDSDVNQEELEKIKNSIEEEKQRREECDKAIEYTRNVFDTIKDALIELLLKLREIEESLDTTPPYGRRTPLKPAELKDITSGRLAVEELGNLLEERIKLGLIASGQLAADVDSGLSEDEGEGAGLQAGGSSPTTTPPTPVSGQQQLSPGPIVPASTAGSSVLSGSSPAGEDREKPPAYPPVYMNLIAGRTTTQISSTSPGQGTTVVLSDDEGDVPSRSYLKRQANMIIEAKSRRKGFRMPVPKRR